Sequence from the Desulfovibrio oxyclinae DSM 11498 genome:
CCAATGACCGGCATGTTTGGGTTCTTTTCAAACTGATAGCTGTAAAAACTGACTCGATGAACCAGAGATTCATCTGGGATTGAGTCACGCTGTGCAGAGTAAAGCCAGTCTATGTTTTTAATCACAACAGGTGACACCTGCTTTTGGGTTACCAAGAACCAAGGAACGCTTTTCTGCTTCCAGTACCTTCGTTCCAGCTCAAGTTTTTCGATTACTCGCGGCTTCGCCAGTTCACTGGAATACTTCACCTGCAATGCGAACTTCGGAATATCTGAACGAGATGAATTCACCAGAAAGTCGGACGACAAATATTGGGGCACACCTCTGATAGACGGGTGTGCGATGCCATGTTTCGTCGATAACTCTTTTGTCACCTCTTGCTGAAGAGGGAACTGCTCCCTGATTTCCATGATGTCGGTCTGCCATTCCAGGATCAGAAATACAGCCAGCTCAAGATCGGAAAACAGGTGATGTGTGCGCTGGGACTTGTGCCCAAAGATACGATGTGAGCGGCCCTGAGAAGGGATATCTCTGACCGTCAGCCACGGTTTATACGCAGCCCCTCGGCCAGCCCCACGCCCTTCTTTGAGCCAGCGCTGAAACGTTGCTTCCGAGGGGGAATAATTCTTCCTCGCCATAAGAAAACCGCTCCTGGTTGTTTCCATTTTCAGGAATACCAGAAGCGGTTTCGCTTAACAACTTTATTACTTGCTAAAGAACTTTATTACTCACTTAAAAACTTTATTACTCAGCCACAAGCTACTAGCCGTTCGGTCGGGAGATGCCCACTGTTACGGTTTTGGCCTGATGCCTGATGGTGTCGATGGGGCGGGTCATTTCCTCGATAGCCTTGTTGAGGGCGTTGAGGATGGTGTCGAGTCTCGCTTCTTCCACGCTGACGCCGCCGGGTTGGGTGGCGAGCCAGAGCATGTAGTTGGCGAGGGAGGCTGCGACGCGTGCGGGCAGGGCGGAGTCGGTCATGCCGGACGCGGTACGGTCGAGGGCCGTGTTGAGGCTGGTGAGCAGCCTGTCGCGATCCCATGTCTCGGGATTTTCTATCATGTCGCCGAGGACCATGCGGGCTTCGCGGAAAGGGGTGGCCTGTTCGTCGATGGCCTTGGCGGCGGCGATGCCCCACCAGTGGCCGACAACGGTGGCGAGGACGAAGTCGAGTCCGCCGCCAACGCGCGGAGTCTTGAGGGTCTGTTCGGCGGCGTTGTCGAAGCGGTCTTCGTCCTCGGTGCAGATGACGAGGGGTCGTCCGTTGTGCGCCTTGAAGATGGTGGTTTCCTTCACCGTGTCCGAGACCACCATTTCGGGCAGGTCGTTGGCCATGACCATGGTCAGGGGTTCGGTGGAAAGGTCGATGTGTTTCTTGTCTTCGGTGACGTCGCAGGGGATGGATTTGTAGCACAGCTCGGAGAGCTTGATGCGCACCTCTTCCGCCGCAATGCGGTTGGGGCCGTTGCCGACCACCGCCCAGTAGCGGTAGCGTGGCGCGTACTGTTCGGCAACCGAGGTGATGATGTCCTTGTTGGCGAGCACTGCGTCAATCTTGTCGGGCAGGGATTCGAGGGCGTCCATGTCGTCTGCGAGCATGTCGCTGCTCATGGTGCCGAGCTGGTCGCCGATCCACATGGCGAGCAGCTTGCCTGCGGCGATCTGGGAGTAGAAGGCCTTGGTGGAGGCCACTGCCATTTCCACGTCGCGACCGTTGGAGGTGTAGATGTGCGAGTCGGACTTGCGCACCAGCGGCGAGTTGCGGCGGTTGACGATGGCGTTGACCCATGCTCCGGCTTCGCGGCAGATGTCCACCACGCGGTTGGTGTCGGTGGTGGTGCCGGACTGGGAGACCGGGATCAGCAGCATGTCGTCCATGCGCTCACCGGCCATGAAGCCGATGAGTTCGGAGCCGACGTAGCTCTCGACCTTGATGTCGGATTTGCCCAGTGCGCGCCGCATGAGCTGGGCCACGCCCATGGCTGCCACGGCGGCGGTTCCCTGACCGACGGCCACGATGCGCTTGATGGGGCGCTCCCTGTCCTGAAGCCGCTTCGCCAGCGCCGGACCGTTGCCGAAGCCTTCGGGGAGGAAGCGGACCGCGCGCTCTTCGCGCAGGTACTTGCCAACAAGGGTGTTCCGCACGGAATCGGAGGCTTCGTGCACTTCTTTTTCGATGTAATGGCTGAACTCACCACGGAAGATATCGCGGGAGAAAATCTGGATCACCTCGGGTTGCAGGTCGATGGCGGGCTGGTCGTCCAGCGGACGCGCCTGCGGCACGGAGTCCGCGGGATCGTCCGTGCGGAGCGTGACGCTGGCTCCTGCGGAGCCGGAGGCTGTCATGGGATAGGAGCTGCGGCAGCGCGCGGCGAGTCCGTATGCTTCGGAGGCCACGATCCAGCCGTCGAGGGTGCTTCCCACGTAAAAGCTCTGCCCGCTGCCTTTCTGGGCGAGGAACTGGCATTCGGGCAGGTTCATGTCCTGCATGACGACCGCCAGCGAGCCTTCGGAGCGCGTGAGCACGTTGCGGAACCGGCTTTCGGCGTCGGCTCCCTCGGGGGCGTCGAGGTGAAAAAGCACGG
This genomic interval carries:
- a CDS encoding SIS domain-containing protein is translated as MCGIASFLSNNRWRDEISSDWLDGVADAVEAAANGELEQAQQPLETLASRFQDLMSFALHMELVSKAERLALMEKLRDGMRTLRDRTARKLAAGPRTDELEALLEKLEDYLWQVNEEVLANLGRVRAIMPEPIAQDASLRDRHYLAWGTEQVLESIDKLEVRGRDSAGIAVTVLLPAGRDPEAGLTDDELKELSERINICNADTRQVIVRPLEDGRTVCRFLYKVAQLVGQLGDNGAALREFIRTDSLLWKMSEGMTGLNIIAHTRWASNGIISVPNCHPVDGLVEGDVSTGLEKTMFVLNGDVDNYRALVEQSVAAKGAAIPQHISTDAKILPVLFHLDAPEGADAESRFRNVLTRSEGSLAVVMQDMNLPECQFLAQKGSGQSFYVGSTLDGWIVASEAYGLAARCRSSYPMTASGSAGASVTLRTDDPADSVPQARPLDDQPAIDLQPEVIQIFSRDIFRGEFSHYIEKEVHEASDSVRNTLVGKYLREERAVRFLPEGFGNGPALAKRLQDRERPIKRIVAVGQGTAAVAAMGVAQLMRRALGKSDIKVESYVGSELIGFMAGERMDDMLLIPVSQSGTTTDTNRVVDICREAGAWVNAIVNRRNSPLVRKSDSHIYTSNGRDVEMAVASTKAFYSQIAAGKLLAMWIGDQLGTMSSDMLADDMDALESLPDKIDAVLANKDIITSVAEQYAPRYRYWAVVGNGPNRIAAEEVRIKLSELCYKSIPCDVTEDKKHIDLSTEPLTMVMANDLPEMVVSDTVKETTIFKAHNGRPLVICTEDEDRFDNAAEQTLKTPRVGGGLDFVLATVVGHWWGIAAAKAIDEQATPFREARMVLGDMIENPETWDRDRLLTSLNTALDRTASGMTDSALPARVAASLANYMLWLATQPGGVSVEEARLDTILNALNKAIEEMTRPIDTIRHQAKTVTVGISRPNG
- a CDS encoding heteromeric transposase endonuclease subunit TnsA, which translates into the protein MARKNYSPSEATFQRWLKEGRGAGRGAAYKPWLTVRDIPSQGRSHRIFGHKSQRTHHLFSDLELAVFLILEWQTDIMEIREQFPLQQEVTKELSTKHGIAHPSIRGVPQYLSSDFLVNSSRSDIPKFALQVKYSSELAKPRVIEKLELERRYWKQKSVPWFLVTQKQVSPVVIKNIDWLYSAQRDSIPDESLVHRVSFYSYQFEKNPNMPVIGLAKMLDVNYEMPNGESLTEIRQLLAQRFFTFDIHQEIHKLTPADLALTDTKIMQEVLHVQSK